Within Cyanobium sp. AMD-g, the genomic segment TGGCAGGATGCAGCGCAACGCTGGCAGCTGTCACCGATTCTCAATGCCGGTCGCTGGTGAGGGAATTCGACATCTGAGGGCGATCGGTAGCCCCAGGGACAGGGAGTGCGCGGTTTCGGTTCTGCCGGCAACGCTCCGAGCAATAGCGAACCTCCTCCCAGACGTCTTTCCACTTCTTACGCCACTGGAACGGTCGACCACAGACCACGCAGGTTTTGGTGGGGCGATCAACGTGATGGGGCATCCGTTCATGAAGCACTTGTTCCAGCATGACGGAACGCAAGGCTTTGGCGTGGGCCGTTGGCAGGATGGAGGTTCAAGCTGACCTCCCGGCTGGGCATGCCTGGGAACGCGGCAGCAGGTCTGACTACGCTGGCGAACGCCATCTGCACAAGAGCGCGTGTCGGAAGCCAGCTTCTATGTCATCGGCCGCGATGGCCCTGCGAAGCGCGTGGCATCGGCCGTGGAGGCTGTCACGGCGGCGGAAGTGGAAGGCTTCGCCTGGTTGCACTACCGCGAGGCCACAAGGGATGATCTGGCGGGGCTTGTCGGCCTGCTTGGCCTGCACTCGCTGGCCATCGAAGATTGCTTTGATGACAATCAGATCCCCAAGGTGGACGAGTTCCCAGACAACACCTTCATCCTTTTCAACACCTTTCAGTATGACCAGGGCACTCTGGAGGTGGGCGAAATCAACCTGTTCCTCGGCAAGAGATTTCTGGTCAGCATCAGTCACCTTGATTCCAGGCAGCACTCCTATCTTGATGGGGTTCAGCGAATTGCCGAAAGAAGTATTGACGAGGTCCGCCAGGGGCCGTCCCACCTCATGGAACTGATCCTCGACCACGTCGTTGATCAGAAGTTTCTGGCCATCGAAGCCCTTGAGGACGATCTGGATGGTGTGGAAGGAGCCCTGATTGCGGATCCGGCCAGCTTCAAGCCGGCCGATCTGATCAGGTTTCGGCGCTACCTGTTGCGACTGCGAAAGAGCCTGTTTCACGAGCGAGAGATCCTCAGCAAGATCTGCCGGGGGGATTTCCCTTTGGTGTCTGAGAAGGCGATCTACCACTATCGCGACATCTACGACCATCTGGTGCGCTTCTATGAGGTTACCGAGTCGTATCGCGACATCGTCACCAGCCTGATGGAGATGTATCTGTCGATGCTCAATAATCAGATGGCCAAAGCTGCTAACGACACCAACGCCACCGTCAGGCGCTTGACGCTGATCACGACGATCTTCATGCCGCTGACCCTGCTGGCGGGCATCGGCGGCATGTCCGAATGGACGATGATCACCGGCCCCAGGAACTGGCGTGTCTCCTATCCGGCCTTCATGCTCGCCATGGTGGTGATCGGCTTTGCCAGTTACTACGCCCTCCGCAGGCTGGACCGGAACCGTCCCACGGCGCGGCACCACCGGCACCGATGAGCCACCGCTCGGGAGTCAGCCCAGCACACCCCCCAGGCGGATCAGGGCCCCCACCACCACGAAGGCGATCGCCAGGGCGGTGATGCCGCGGATGTGCCAGGCCAGGCCGCTCAGATTGGCGTCAGTGAGGTTGGGGATCAGCCGCAGCCGGGCCTGCACGGCCAGGGCGTGAACGATCACCAGACAAGGGAAAGGGGACATGGCATCGACCCAGGGCGTGCTGCCAACCTGGCGGTGCGTGCAGGCCTTTGGACGAAGGCAGGATCCGGCGGGGGCCCCTTGGATCTGGTAACAACCGATACTATTGTGAGGACCCCCTTCTGGAGGGCGGCGCCACAGTGGCCACCCCCCGGACCCCAGCGGCAGGACACCTCCCATGGCCACCGGTTGCTTTCCTCACCAGTTCGAAGGCAGTTTCTCCGCCTTCAAAGAGCGGCAGTTGGTGTTCGCGCTGACGCGACAGCTGGCCGACGCCCAATTCCGGCGGGGCGACCGTTCCCAGAGTGAGCGCCTCTGGCAGGAGGCCGCTGCGGAGGCCATGGACGCGGAGCGGATCACAGACCTGCTCTATGGCGTC encodes:
- a CDS encoding DUF2256 domain-containing protein; protein product: MLEQVLHERMPHHVDRPTKTCVVCGRPFQWRKKWKDVWEEVRYCSERCRQNRNRALPVPGATDRPQMSNSLTSDRH
- a CDS encoding magnesium transporter CorA family protein, encoding MSEASFYVIGRDGPAKRVASAVEAVTAAEVEGFAWLHYREATRDDLAGLVGLLGLHSLAIEDCFDDNQIPKVDEFPDNTFILFNTFQYDQGTLEVGEINLFLGKRFLVSISHLDSRQHSYLDGVQRIAERSIDEVRQGPSHLMELILDHVVDQKFLAIEALEDDLDGVEGALIADPASFKPADLIRFRRYLLRLRKSLFHEREILSKICRGDFPLVSEKAIYHYRDIYDHLVRFYEVTESYRDIVTSLMEMYLSMLNNQMAKAANDTNATVRRLTLITTIFMPLTLLAGIGGMSEWTMITGPRNWRVSYPAFMLAMVVIGFASYYALRRLDRNRPTARHHRHR